From Pyrenophora tritici-repentis strain M4 chromosome 1, whole genome shotgun sequence, the proteins below share one genomic window:
- a CDS encoding MdlB, ABC-type multidrug transport system, ATPase and permease component produces MSPIRYDFTPCFLDVWIAVVAAFGVVGGAGALWYLYRHCPPQPVKRNWHFFTKLATIGALIGTTAAQAALQIQYYQHVWAGDFRFWTTILTIVSLFFIFYIQYIEHWRSRNANGVVLFYWLFLLIAYAVKLRSLVSQQVHREHGAYFGVFCASVGLAGLSFVLEWLVPKRMSDYDMLGDDDECPYEYADVFSVLTFGWMTPLMKRGYKTFLTQDDLWNLRKRDSTRHTSETFEKSWEYEMEKKYPSLWLAMFRSFGGPYFRGAAIKTVSDVLNFVQPQLLRLLITFVDSYRTEHPQPIIRGAAIALAMFAVSVSQTACLHQYFQRSFETGMRIKSSLTAAIYSKSTRLSNEGRASKSTGDIVNYMAVDTQRLQDLAQYGQQLWSAPFQIILCMLSLYQLLGVSCFAGVAAMFIMIPINGVIARWMKTLQKEQMKNKDSRTKLISEILNNMKSIKLYAWTTAFANRLNTIRNDQELKTLRKIGATQAFSTFTWSTTPFLVSCSTFGVFVLTQNRALTTDIVFPALTLFNLLTFPLAILPMVITAIVEASVAVGRITGFLTADELQEDAVIREPAVTETSDESVRIRDASFTWDRNAERRALHDINFSAHKGELACIVGRVGAGKSSLLQAVLGDLWKIHGEVVLRGKTAYVPQSAWVMNASVRENIVFGHRWDPQFYEKTVNACALRDDFASLPDGDQTEVGERGISLSGGQKARLTLARAVYARADIYLLDDCLSAVDQHVGRHLIDNVLGPKGLLSGKTRILATNSIPVLMEADMILLLREGRILERGSYGQLMAMKGEIAQLIKTSQNEDQGEDDSTRTSDSIMSDEDSTVYGGSPAGDDDDEDQAEAEAAQEGGAHLAPLRVGSGNARKNSFHTLRRASTASFKGPRGKVADEEGGGLKSKQSKEFQEQGKVKWSVYGEYAKTSNLVAVTIYLLLLIGAQTSSIGASVWLKHWSEINQRYGGNPQVGKYIGIYFAFGVGSAALVVVQTLILWIFCSIEASRKLHERMAHAIFRSPMNFFETTPAGRILNRFSSDIYRVDEVLARTFNMLFVNSARAGFTLVVISWSTPAFVALILPLGALYLYIQRYYLRTSRELKRLDSVSRSPIYAHFQESLSGMSTIRAYNQQKRFELENEWRVDANLRAYYPSISANRWLAVRLEFLGSVIILAAAGFAIISVASHSGLSAGMVGLAMSYALQITQSLNWIVRQTVEVETNIVSVERVLEYAALPSEAPEIISKNRPPISWPSQGAVTFNNYSTRYRAGLDLVLKNVSLNIKPKEKIGVVGRTGAGKSSLTLALFRIIEPAEGFVSIDKLNTSTIGLLDLRRRLAIIPQDAALFEGTVRDNLDPGHVHDDTELWSVLDHARLKDHVSSMPGKLDATVHEGGSNLSAGQRQLVSLARALLTPSNILVLDEATAAVDVETDAMLQTTLRSSMFNNRTIITIAHRINTILDSDRIIVLDKGEVKEFDTPAELVRSKGLFYELVKEAGLLNALDMSTSLS; encoded by the exons ATGAGCCCTATCCGTTATGACTTTACCCCGTGTTTCTTGGATGTCTGGATAGCTGTTGTGGCCGCATTTGGTGTTGTGGGAGGGGCAGGCGCGTTGTGGTATCTATACAGACACTGCCCGCCGCAGCCTGTCAAGCGCAATTGGCACTTCTTCACCAAGTTG GCGACAATCGGAGCACTCATCGGTACCACCGCAGCCCAGGCTGCTCTTCAGATCCAATACTACCAGCACGTATGGGCCGGTGACTTTCGTTTCTGGACTACAATCCTCACCATCGtctctctcttcttcatcttctacATCCAATACATCGAACACTGGAGATCGCGGAATGCCAATGGTGTCGTGCTCTTCTACTGGCTATTTCTCCTCATCGCATACGCCGTCAAGCTTCGCTCGCTCGTCTCTCAGCAGGTACATCGCGAACATGGGGCATACTTTGGAGTCTTCTGTGCTAGCGTTGGCTTGGCCGGGCTTTCTTTCGTCCTGGAATGGTTGGTTCCAAAGCGCATGAGCGACTACGACATGCTTGGTGACGACGACGAATGTCCCTACGAATACGCCGATGTCTTCTCCGTTCTCACCTTTGGATGGATGACACCGTTGATGAAGCGGGGGTACAAGACTTTCCTTACTCAGGACGATCTGTGGAACCTGCGGAAGAGAGACTCGACGCGACACACTTCAGAGACTTTTGAGAAGTCTTGGGAATACGAGATGGAGAAGAAGTACCCTTCGCTCTGGCTGGCAATGTTCCGCTCGTTCGGTGGACCATATTTCCGAGGCGCTGCCATCAAGACAGTGAGCGATGTTTTGAACTTTGTCCAGCCTCAGCTACTGAGACTTCTCATCACCTTTGTGGACTCATACCGCACCGAACATCCCCAGCCAATCATCCGCGGTGCTGCAATTGCCCTTGCTATGTTTGCAGTATCTGTCTCTCAGACTGCATGTCTCCACCAGTACTTTCAGCGCTCTTTTGAAACTGGCATGCGCATCAAGTCCTCGCTCACTGCTGCTATCTACTCAAAATCTACGCGCCTGTCCAACGAGGGCCGAGCGTCCAAGTCAACTGGTGACATCGTCAACTACATGGCGGTAGATACTCAACGTCTGCAGGATCTTGCACAGTATGGCCAGCAACTCTGGTCTGCACCCTTTCAAATCATCCTGTGTATGCTTTCCCTATACCAATTGCTTGGAGTGAGTTGTTTCGCAGGAGTGGCTGCCATGTTCATCATGATTCCGATCAATGGTGTGATTGCTCGATGGATGAAGACACTACAGAAGgagcagatgaagaacaAAGACTCGCGTACAAAGCTCATTTCTGAGATTCTCAACAACATGAAGTCAATCAAGTTGTACGCCTGGACCACGGCATTCGCTAACCGTCTGAACACCATCAGAAACGACCAGGAACTCAAGACTCTGCGAAAGATTGGTGCCACCCAGGCTTTCTCTACATTCACATGGTCTACAACTCCGTTCCTGGTATCATGCTCAACTTTTGGTGTCTTCGTCTTGACCCAGAACCGCGCCCTGACAACTGACATTGTCTTCCCTGCCCTAACGCTCTTCAACCTCCTCACCTTCCCACTTGCCATCCTTCCAATGGTCATTACCGCAATCGTCGAGGCCAGCGTGGCCGTGGGCCGTATCACTGGCTTTTTGACCGCCGACGAGTTGCAGGAGGATGCCGTTATCCGGGAACCCGCTGTGACTGAGACTAGTGACGAATCGGTCCGTATTCGTGATGCCAGCTTTACTTGGGACAGAAATGCGGAACGCCGCGCGCTCCACGACATCAATTTCAGTGCACACAAAGGTGAACTCGCATGTATTGTTGGTCGCGTTGGTGCAGGCAAATCGTCCCTTCTCCAAGCTGTGCTCGGTGACTTGTGGAAGATCCATGGAGAGGTTGTGCTGAGGGGAAAGACCGCCTATGTTCCACAGTCAGCTTGGGTCATGAATGCTTCAGTTCGAGAAAATATCGTCTTTGGCCATCGCTGGGACCCTCAATTCTACGAAAAGACCGTGAACGCTTGTGCATTACGCGATGATTTTGCATCACTTCCGGATGGCGACCAAACAGAAGTCGGCGAGCGCGGTATTTCTTTGTCTGGTGGCCAAAAGGCTCGACTCACCCTTGCTCGTGCTGTGTATGCGCGGGCCGACATCTATCTGCTTGACGATTGTTTGTCGGCAGTTGACCAGCACGTGGGTAGGCACCTGATCGACAACGTCCTTGGACCCAAGGGTTTGCTGTCGGGCAAGACCAGGATCCTGGCAACCAACTCGATACCTGTTTTGATGGAAGCAGACATGATCCTACTGCTGCGTGAGGGCCGAATCCTGGAGCGAGGTAGCTATGGTCAACTCATGGCAATGAAGGGCGAGATCGCCCAATTGATCAAGACGTCTCAAAACGAGGACCAAGGAGAGGACGACAGTACCCGTACATCTGACAGCATTATGAGCGACGAAGACTCTACCGTCTACGGCGGTAGCCCCGCCggtgacgacgacgacgaggatcAAGCGGAAGCGGAAGCGGCACAGGAGGGTGGCGCGCACCTTGCTCCTTTGAGAGTGGGCAGCGGTAACGCACGTAAGAACAGCTTCCACACCCTTCGCCGTGCCAGTACTGCAAGCTTCAAGGGACCGCGCGGCAAGGTCGCAGATGAAGAGGGCGGTGGCCTGAAGAGCAAACAGTCCAAGGAGTTCCAAGAACAAGGCAAGGTCAAGTGGTCAGTCTATGGCGAATACGCAAAGACCAGCAACCTTGTAGCTGTCACCATCTACTTGCTACTGTTAATTGGAGCGCAGACGTCGTCAATAG GTGCTAGCGTATGGCTAAAACACTGGTCAGAGATCAACCAGCGGTACGGCGGGAACCCCCAAGTTGGCAAATACATCGGCATTTACTTTGCGTTCGGTGTAGGATCTGCTGCCCTGGTCGTGGTTCAAACACTCATCCTGTGGATCTTTTGCTCGATTGAG GCTAGCCGAAAGCTGCACGAGCGGATGGCACACGCGATCTTCCGCTCGCCAATGAACTTCTTCGAGACTACACCTGCAGGACGCATCCTGAACCGCTTTTCCAG CGATATCTACCGAGTGGACGAGGTACTAGC TCGGACGTTCAATATGCTCTTCGTCAATTCCGCTCGAG CCGGCTTTACGCTAGTCGTCATCTCATGGTCGACCCCGGCCTTTGTGGCCCTCATCCTGCCGCTTGGTGCGCTTTACCTCTACATCCAGCGGTATTACCTGCGCACATCGCGGGAACTGAAGCGCCTCGATTCGGTTAGCCGCAGTCCCATCTATGCGCACTTCCAGGAGAGCCTGAGTGGTATGAGCACGATCCGTGCCTACAATCAGCAGAAACGGTTCGAACTCGAAAACGAGTGGCGTGTCGATGCCAATTTGCGCGCATACTACCCCTCAATAAGCGCCAACCGATGGCTGGCTGTTCGTCTCGAATTCCTAGGTTCGGTCATCATCCTGGCCGCCGCCGGTTTCGCCATCATCTCTGTCGCCAGCCACAGCGGTCTGTCGGCCGGTATGGTTGGTCTAGCCATGTCATATGCGCTCCAGATTACGCAGAGCCTCAACTGGATTGTGCGACAGACGGTTGAAGTGGAGACTAATATCGTCTCTGTGGAACGTGTACTCGAGTATGCCGCGCTTCCTAGCGAGGCGCCTGAGATCATCTCCAAGAATAGGCCGCCAATCAGCTGGCCGTCTCAGGGCGCTGTTACTTTCAACAATTACAGTACTCGGTACCGAGCTGGTCTGGACTTGGTATTGAAGAATGTCAGTCTCAACATCAAGCCAAAAGAGAAGATTGGTGTTGTGGGCCGCACGGGTGCGGGCAAGAGCTCACTTACGCTTGCCTTGTTCCGCATCATCGAGCCTGCAGAGGGTTTTGTCAGTATCGACAAGCTCAACACTAGCACCATTGGCCTCCTCGACCTCCGCAGACGCTTGGCTATCATCCCGCAAGACGCCGCGCTCTTTGAAGGAACCGTGCGCGATAATCTCGATCCGGGCCATGTGCACGATGACACGGAGCTATGGAGCGTTTTAG ATCACGCCCGTCTCAAGGACCACGTCTCCAGCATGCCAGGCAAGCTCGACGCTACCGTGCATGAAGGAGGTTCCAACCTCTCTGCCGGTCAACGCCAACTCGTCTCCCTCGCCCGCGCCCTCCTCACCCCTTCCAACATTCTCGTTCTGGACGAAGCGACTGCCGCCGTCGACGTCGAAACAGACGCCATGCTCCAGACCACGCTCCGTTCAAGCATGTTCAACAACCGCACCATCATTACTATCGCGCATCGTATCAACACTATTCTAGACTCCGATCGCATCATCGTACTGGACAAGGGTGAGGTCAAGGAATTTGATACCCCAGCCGAACTTGTCAGGAGTAAGGGTTTGTTTTACGAGTTGGTCAAAGAAGCAGGTCTGCTCAATGCGCTAGACATGTCGACATCGCTGTCGTAA
- a CDS encoding AtoS, PAS-PAC domain protein, translated as MALRQPQPLEPAHNGNPSLRHVGMLDLLDRDLRPTFIVDTAPDSIKSENGSVLEYWNSAMASANPGRVLQLMGREGTTHSSNGKGNDAFTRFRNWSLSQDAISKPSMYSDYTWTKVLVSSRWNVISAFSASTCVGSDDPETTTLTRKISKPKAPNFDWTDQLPPRRLTSHAAWARSIDWAATPLGPMSSWSSQLRSIANLVMQDPRPAVVFYGPELIMIYNEAEIELLGGFHPCMGASARVALASVWKEYFEPIIEKNLRGETVEKTNTAIHMIRNGFMEETYFSLKFIPILDSEGVTVGHYEPLVETTREVIAQRRSRTLLELSEEIPRARNTDTYWHLATDVLSRNAKDIPFCLLYSAEADGHGSESSRTRFSDNNQQHCKLRGSFGLPKGSPAGPEHLDFQQDHGFTPYFRQALTARKPIILRFDQDPVAAELVRDIEWQGFGDPCRALVICPLNPTSSKDNILGFMVIGLNPRRPFDEDYLQFILVTSRLLSTCLTSILLHEEDIGRRERTIANAEAMKYQLKEQLTLSQQEAERNVSKFKRFAERADVGIFLIGMDGIYSYRNEAWYNILGTVAQDVGLEEAWTLLIDEEYHELGRRKFKELKETKQHQSFELRLKKTWNAPAQNMDEEFPEAQPMWVITSIFPELNDQGEVIEIIGCCTDISQQKWGEKLQATQATRAQESKRSLENFIDTTSHEMRNPLSAIVQCADSIISAHKDFGSSTDYQKVYQNIVETTIDAAETIVQCSKHMKTIVDDVLTMSKLDSGLFMMTPVDVQLDSIARDAVKMFEGEAKSAGVELHFKLEDSCKDTKIEYVSLDPTRVLQILINLITNAIKFTRLEEIRKISVSLGISLEQPTHSASGNVPFSRTSEGAEAQTLQADWEKGQPVYVIFSVQDTGRGLSDEEHQLLFARFSQASPRTHIDYGGSGLGLFISRRLTEMHGGAIGFASKSGVGSTFSFYVKSRKCAFRPKFNRHQSNAAVSLSIRAHETVLSSRSRNEKDEPPSRNATADVIPNKNLHVLIVEDNLVNQRVLAKQLRNTGMQVAVANHGGEALEYLRTTNYCIPDGTGKPLALILMDWEMPVMDGLTCVRNIRELQKEGVVRAHVPVIAVTANVRSEQVEVALKAGMDDVISKPFRIPELCACIQKTLRSTAKW; from the exons ATGGCTTTGCGCCAACCACAACCCCTCGAGCCAGCCCATAATGGGAACCCATCCTTGCGTCACGTAGGCATGCTGGATCTGCTGGACAGAGACCTGCGGCCTACCTTCATTGTCGATACTGCTCCAGACAGTATCAAGTCCGAAAATGGAAGTGTGCTGGAATATTGGAACTCGGCCATGGCCTCTGCCAATCCTGGACGTGTGTTGCAATTGATGGGCCGCGAAGGCACTACACACAGTAGCAATGGGAAGGGCAATGATGCCTTTACACGTTTTCGGAACTGGTCTCTATCACAGGATGCAATCAGCAAACCTTCCATGTACTCAGACTATACTTGGACAAAAGTACTGGTATCTAGCCGTTGGAACGTAATAAGCGCCTTCTCCGCGAGCACGTGCGTAGGCAGCGATGACCCTGAGACGACTACTCTCACCAGGAAGATTTCCAAACCAAAGGCACCCAATTTCGATTGGACGGATCAGCTTCCTCCACGGCGTCTTACATCTCATGCGGCATGGGCGCGCAGTATTGACTGGGCAGCGACTCCCTTAGGACCCATGTCCTCATGGTCATCGCAGCTGCGAAGTATTGCCAACCTGGTTATGCAGGATCCGCGACCTGCCGTGGTGTTTTATGGTCCCGAGCTTATCATGATATACAATGAAGCTGAGATTGAACTTCTAGGTGGATTCCATCCGTGCATGGGTGCCAGTGCTCGCGTGGCTCTTGCTTCCGTTTGGAAAGAGTATTTTGAGCCTATCATAGAAAAGAACCTCCGTGGAGAGACGGTGGAGAAGACGAACACTGCAATTCACATGATACGCAACGGCTTCATGGAAGAAACATACTTTTCCCTCAAGTTCATACCGATTCTAGACTCTGAAGGTGTCACTGTCGGTCATTATGAGCCGCTTGTGGAAACG ACTAGAGAAGTAATCGCACAAAGGCGGTCACGCACACTGCTTGAATTGAGCGAAGAGATACCGAGAGCGCGCAACACTGATACATATTGGCATCTTGCAACTGATGTATTATCTCGCAACGCCAAAGATATTCCGTTTTGTTTACTATATTCTGCTGAGGCCGATGGGCATGGCTCTGAGTCGAGCAGGACGCGATTCTCTGATAATAACCAGCAGCATTGCAAACTCCGCGGTTCGTTTGGGCTGCCCAAGGGCTCACCCGCCGGACCTGAGCATCTGGACTTTCAGCAAGATCACGGATTTACGCCCTACTTTCGCCAGGCCCTTACAGCCCGAAAGCCGATAATACTCCGATTTGACCAGGATCCTGTAGCTGCTGAGCTGGTTCGAGATATCGAATGGCAGGGCTTTGGAGATCCCTGTAGAGCACTAGTCATTTGCCCCTTGAATCCAACATCTTCAAAAGACAACATTCTTGGGTTCATGGTCATCGGGCTGAATCCACGTCGACCGTTTGACGAAGACTACCTCCAGTTTATCTTGGTCACTAGTCGGCTACTCTCTACATGCCTAACATCAATATTACTACACGAAGAGGATATAGGGCGTCGGGAGCGGACTATAGCTAACGCCGAAGCGATGAAGTACCAGCTCAAAGAACAGCTGACGCTATCTCAACAAGAGGCTGAACGAAACGTCTCGAAGTTCAAGCGTTTCGCTGAGCGGGCCGATGTTGGCATTTTTCTGATTGGGATGGACGGGATCTACTCGTACAGAAACGAAGCTTGGTATAACATCTTGGGCACAGTGGCACAAGACGTTGGTCTTGAGGAGGCATGGACCCTTCTCATCGATGAAGAGTACCATGAGTTGGGCCGAAGGAAGTTCAAGGAACTCAAGGAGACCAAGCAGCACCA GTCATTTGAGCTACGTCTTAAGAAGACATGGAACGCACCAGCTCAGAATATGGACGAAGAATTTCCTGAAGCGCAGCCAATGTGGGTTATAACTTCGATATTTCCCGAACTCAACGATCAAGGGGAGGTCATTGAGATTATTGGTTGCTGCACAGATATCAG TCAACAAAAGTGGGGCGAGAAGCTCCAAGCAACCCAGGCTACAAGAGCTCAGGAGTCTAAAAG GAGCCTGGAGAACTTCATTGATACTACTTC CCACGAGATGCGTAATCCTCTATCTGCGATTGTTCAATGTGCTGAC AGTATCATATCTGCACACAAAGACTTTGGCTCTTCAACAGACTATCAAAAGGTTTATCAGAACATCGTAGAGACCACTATTGATGCAGCCGAAACTATTGTTCAGTGTTCAAAGCACATGAAGACGATTGTTGACG ATGTACTTACCATGTCAAAACTTGACTCCGGCCTGTTCATGATGACTCCAGTCGACGTACAACTAGATTCAATCGCAAGAGATGCGGTCAAGATGTTTGAGGGCGAGGCGAAGTCAGCTGGTGTGGAGCTTCATTTCAAGCTCGAAGATTCCTGCAAAGATACCAAGATTGAGTATGTCTCGCTCGATCCAACACGAGTATTGCAGATCCTCATC AATCTCATCACCAACGCCATCAAGTTCACGCGGTTAGAGGAGATCCGCAAGATTTCTGTCAGCTTGGGCATATCTCTTGAGCAACCAACCCACAGTGCAAGTGGAAATGTGCCATTCTCACGTACATCGGAAGGTGCAGAGGCTCAAACTTTGCAAGCGGATTGGGAGAAGGGGCAGCCA GTATACGTCATCTTCTCAGTCCAGGACACTGGCCGCGGACTGAGCGATGAAGAGCATCAGCTTCTGTTCGCTCGATTCTCTCAAGCATCACCGCGTACACACATTGACTACG GTGGCTCTGGCCTCGGCCTTTTCATCTCACGCCGACTAACCGAAATGCATGGCGGAGCGATTGGATTTGCATCCAAATCCGGAGTTGGTAGCACCTTCTCCTTCTACGTCAAGAGCCGCAAGTGCGCCTTCCGGCCCAAATTCAACCGCCACCAAAGCAACGCCGCAGTCAGCCTAAGCATACGAGCCCACGAAACCGTTCTCTCGAGTCGATCACGCAACGAAAAGGACGAGCCCCCAAGTAGGAACGCCACTGCCGACGTCATCCCTAACAAAAACCTGCACGTCCTCATCGTCGAAGACAACCTCGTCAACCAGCGCGTCCTTGCCAAGCAGCTGCGCAACACCGGCATGCAAGTCGCCGTCGCGAACCACGGTGGTGAAGCCTTGGAATATCTCCGCACGACCAACTACTGCATCCCTGACGGTACCGGCAAGCCCCTCGCACTCATCCTCATGGATTGGGAGATGCCTGTCATGGACGGCTTGACCTGCGTGAGGAATATCCGGGAATTGCAAAAGGAGGGGGTGGTTAGAGCACACGTACCTGTCATCGCAGTGACAGCCAATGTGCGGAGTGAGCAGGTTGAGGTTGCGCTCAAGGCAGGCATGGACGATGTTATCAGCAAACCGTTTCGTATACCAGAGCTGTGCGCTTGTATACAGAAAACGTTAAGGAGTACGGCGAAGTGGTAG